The Balneolaceae bacterium genome segment CGACGGGAGGTTCCCTGGGGGGGGTGGCGCGCAAGACCCGCGAGACGGTCTTTCTGTGCGAGGCGGCAGGCTACGATACGGTATTCATCGAAACCGTGGGGGTGGGCCAGTCGGAAACGGCCGTCCACTCCATGGTAGACTTCTTCCTGCTGCTCATGCTGGCCGGGGCTGGCGACGAGCTGCAGGGCATCAAGCGCGGCATCATGGAGATGGCAGACCTCATTGCCGTCAACAAATCCGACAGCGTCTCCAGCAGCGATCTCACCCGCACGCTGCGCGGATACAAGAACGCCCTTCACCTCTACCCCACGCCCGAGTCGGGCTGGAAGCCGCGGGTCACCACCTGCTCCGCCCTGGAGGGCGAGGGCGTTGCGGAAATTTGGGAGACGGTGGAGGAATACCTCGCCCATTCCCGGGAGAGTGGATGGTTTTCGGAAAAGCGCAGCAGACAGGCCAGGCATTGGATGGAAGAGACGATACGGGGCCGGCTGGAAGACGACTTCTACCGATCGGAAGCAGTCCGTGAGAAACTGGAGGAGGTGGAGCAGGCGGTTCTAGGCGGAGAGATGAGCTCCTCCCGCGCAGCCTCGCTGCTGCTGGAGCGCTACCATACGTCCAGGTAGACCCTCCCGTCGTCGGTCCGCAGGTCCACCCGCGCCGACCCGCCGGACAGTCGCCAGCGGCTGCGGTACTCCTCCTCCTGCAGCTTTTCATAGGCCGATGAGGCCCTCACCGAAGGGTCGTCGTGGTCGACGACGAACTCCCCTCCCCCCTCTGTTACATAGAGATGCAGGTCGCCGTCCTCCGAATCGAAACGATAGCTCCCGTCGTCGGCCAGCGACGTTTCCAGGCGAAGATCCCCGTCGTCGGCGTCGGTGCGGATGTCGGTGAACGCCCCGTTGCGAATGTCAACGTCGCCATCCTCGAAGCGGAGGATCAGCTCGCCGCGTCCCCCGTCCATCTCCAGGTCCCCGTCGTCCAGGGTAAATCGGAAGGAGGAGCCGCCGCAATCCTGCAGCCAGAGATCGCCGTCCTCGGCGTTGATGGCAATGTCACCGTTTATACCCCGAATGGAGTAGTTGTCGTCGTCCCCGTTCAAATCCAGGTTCACCCAGCGCGGGGCCTCGATGGTGATGCGGTAGGTCTCTTCGACGGAGCCCAGGGAGATGTTGAAATCACTCTCCCCGCGGATACGCTCGCGCAGCACCAGGTCGCCGCCGCGCTCCTCGGCCACCATTTCGAAATCGCGGTCGCCACCGATCTGCACGCCCCGTGAGGTACGCCGGTAGTGCACCACCACATGCACGTCGCTGCGATCGGCGCCCCGGATCTCCACCTCCGCATCGTTGCTGTCGAGGACGATGGATCCGCCGGCATCGACCGCGAAGGTCTCGTCCATGTTGAATTCCCGGCTATCCTGGGCGACGGCCGGAAAGGTAACAAGGGCAATGAGCAGGGTGAAAAGCAGTCTTATGCGAGGAGCCATGGGTGAAAGAACCTTGGTTTCGGGTTGTCCGAAACCTGATACGAAGAGGCCGGGCAAATGTTAACCCAGATTTAGCTCCGATTGCGAGGGGGTGAAGGCTACATCATCGTCCTCCATTTTCTGATCGCCCAGGGCCTTGTTCATCTCGGTGCGCAGCTTCTGGATAGTCAGTCCGCTGGTGAGCGAGCTGTTGCGGGCGATGGAGATACGGCCGGTCTCTTCGGAAATAACGATCACGAAGACGTTGTTGGTTTCGGTGATGCCCACCGCCGCCCGGTGACGTGTGCCGAAGACCGAGGAGATGTTCTGGTTCTGGGAGATGGGCAGGTAGCAGCTGGCGGCCACGATGCGGTTGTTACGGATCACCACGGCACCGTCATGCAAAGGCGTGTGCTTGTTGAAGATAGTCTGCAGCAGCTCGCTGTTAACCCGGGCGTCCAGCTTCACGCCCACGTCCACCAGGTCCTGCAGGGAAGAGGCCCGGGCGAAAACAATAAGTGCGCCCGTCTTGGAGTGCGACATGTTGCGAACCGCGTCGATCACCTCATCGATGACCGTCTCGGAGTTCGTGCGCATGAAGAGACGGTCCAGATTGGTGTTCTGGCCCAGGCTGTAGAGCAGCTTGCGGATTTCAGGCTGGAAGATAATGAAGACTGCCAGCACCCCCACGTCCAGGATGCGCCGCAGGATAAAGTTGATGGTGGTGAGTCCCATGGCGCTCACCAGGGCGTTGATGATAATAATAAAAACCAGTCCCACAGCCGCCTGGATGGCAAACGTGCCCCGTATCCACCGATAGAGGTAGAAGAGCACCATGGCGATAATAAGGACTTCGATGAAGTCCTTTACGCCGAATTCCAGGAATCCAATGGGCATCTGGAGAGCGGTAAAGGTTAGGAGGTTAGGGCATTATACACCAAAACGGAATCTTTTGCCGGACGAACGTCGTGCACCCGGATGATGCGCGCCCCTTTGGTCATGGCATGGTAGTGGGCCGCCAGGGTACCGGCCAGGCGGCTGCCGGTCTCCCTTCCGCCCAGGAGCCGGTCGAACATCGATTTACGTGAGGCGCCCACCATCAATGGATAGCCCAAATCCATGAATTTGTCAAATTTAGCCAGGATTTCCAGGTTGTGCTCCAGGGTTTTGCCGAAACCGATGCCGGGATCCAGCACCATCCGCTGCTGCCCCTTCTCCAGGGCGAAGCGGACCTGTCGCTCGAAAAAGGCAAAAATGTCGCCCGTCACGTCGCCGTAGGCGGGTTCGTCCTGCATGGTCTGCGGATCGCCCTGCGCGTGCATAATTATCAGTGCAGCGCCATGGGAGGCCGAAAGTTCCGCCAGCCGCGGCTCGCGGCGGAGTCCACTTACGTCGTTCACAAAATGTACGCCCGCCTGCAGCGCCCGTTCCGCCACGCGGTACTTGGTGGTATCGACGGAGAAAAAAAGGGCCGGAAATCGCGGCAGCGCAGCCTCCAGCACGGGCATGACGCGTCGCAGCTCCTCCTCTTCGTTCACGGGCTCGGCGCCGGGGCGGGTGGACTCCCCACCCACATCGACGATATCGGCCCCTTCCACGGCCATGGCTTCAATGCGGGCGAGAGCATCGGAAGGGTCGTTGTGGCGCCCCCCGTCGGAAAAAGAGTCGGGGGTGACATTCAGGATGCCCATCACCGCCGGCTGGGAGAGATTAAGGCTGCGTCCACGAAGTTCGAAGCGCCGCGGCGGGATGTTCGGAGAGTCAGCCAACGGCGGTCAGTCCCACTCTTCCTGCAGGTGTTCCCGTTTATCCTCCACCTCGGCCCAGTCGTCGGCGTCGGGATTCGTCTCCTTGGTCTCGTTGATAACATACGACGACCAGCTCTCGGCCAGGCGCTCGTTCAGTTCGATATAGTACTCCCACTCCAGGGGCACCTCGTCGTCGGGGTAGATGGCCTCCACCGGGCACTCCGCCACACAGGCGTCGCAGTCGATGCATTCCAGGGGGTCGATGGTCAAAAAGTTGGGACCCTCGCGAAAGGCGTCCACCGGACATACGGCCGCGCAGTTGGTGTACTTGCAGTTGATGCACGGCTCGGTGACGATATAGGCCATCGCTTCGAAGTTCTGCTCTGGTTGAAATTCGGACTAAATATCTCGGCTTCACGCCTTAGATGCAATCTTTTCTGGCCCTCAGCGCGGATCTTTCAGCAGCACGCGGACCGAGTCGGGGCTGCCGTCGTTCGGGGCGGGCTTGGTGCCCATCACCAGGTTCATCAGCTCGTAGAGGTGAATGGCGCCGAAGGCCTCCACCGTGGTGTCGGACCGGAAGGCGGGACCGGTCGCCAGGAAGTACCCCCTCATGGAGGGGAGGGCGTTGTCGTAGCCATGAGTGGCCCCCGGGAGGGAGGCGACAAAATCCCGCCGCCAGTCGCTGCGCAGTACGGTGTAGCCCGGATCGGCCACAAGCACCAGGCCGGTCACCCGCGGGTGCCCGTAGAGCCGGAAACGTTCGGGCAGTTCATTCTTGCGGTAGACCCGAAAGGGTCCCCCGTCGGCCGCCGCGCTCAGCTGCCGGTAGAGGGAGTCCTCCATCCCTTCCTTCGGCTCTATCCACGTCACCGGGTCCCACATCACCCGCTCGGTATGGTCCAGGTCCACGATCTCGTCCAGCACGATGATGCGTTCGGCCGACTGGGCGGTCATCCCGTGGTCGGAGACCACCAGCAGATTGACGCGCCCGGCGAGTCCCTCCTCCCCCAGCCTCTTCATGAGGTAGCCCATCAGCCGGTCGGCCTCGCGGATGGCCGCGCGCAGGGAGTCCGAGGGCACGCCGTAGTCGTGTCCCGCCGCATCGACCAGGTCGAAGTAGAGGGTGGCCAGGTCCGCCGCCTCCTCCCCGGGCAGCGACAGCCATTTGACCACCGTGTCGATGCGCGCCTCGTTGGGCATGCTCCCGTCGTAGCGCTTCCACCAGGTGGGACGCATCTCCTGCACCGGGGCCTCCGAGCCCACCCAGAACATGGTGCCGGCGCGCCCGCCCTGCTTCTCCACCGTATTCCAGATGGGCTCGCCGTCGTACCAGAAGGGGTCCTCCACCGCGCTGCGGTCGGAGATGCGGAACCAGGCCTCACGGCGCGGGTCGTACATGGTATTGGCGATGAGTCCGGTGTGGCCGGGATGAAGCCCCGTGGCGATGCTGTAGTGACCGGGAAAGGTCTTGGTCGGGAAGACCGGGATGAGTCCCCGCGAACGCACGCTCTCGCCTGAAAGGGAGTCAAAAACCGGGGTATCAGCCAGGTCCAGGTAGTCGTGACGGAAACCGTCGAATGAGACCAGCAGCAAGGGCCTGAGTTCAGGCTGGCCGGTAGTTTTGCTGGCATCGGGTCCGGAAGTACAGCCCCCCGCGGTCAGGATCAGGATAAAAAGGAAGATCTGGGTACG includes the following:
- the cdaA gene encoding diadenylate cyclase CdaA gives rise to the protein MPIGFLEFGVKDFIEVLIIAMVLFYLYRWIRGTFAIQAAVGLVFIIIINALVSAMGLTTINFILRRILDVGVLAVFIIFQPEIRKLLYSLGQNTNLDRLFMRTNSETVIDEVIDAVRNMSHSKTGALIVFARASSLQDLVDVGVKLDARVNSELLQTIFNKHTPLHDGAVVIRNNRIVAASCYLPISQNQNISSVFGTRHRAAVGITETNNVFVIVISEETGRISIARNSSLTSGLTIQKLRTEMNKALGDQKMEDDDVAFTPSQSELNLG
- a CDS encoding DUF3470 domain-containing protein; protein product: MAYIVTEPCINCKYTNCAAVCPVDAFREGPNFLTIDPLECIDCDACVAECPVEAIYPDDEVPLEWEYYIELNERLAESWSSYVINETKETNPDADDWAEVEDKREHLQEEWD
- a CDS encoding ectonucleotide pyrophosphatase/phosphodiesterase; its protein translation is MRTQIFLFILILTAGGCTSGPDASKTTGQPELRPLLLVSFDGFRHDYLDLADTPVFDSLSGESVRSRGLIPVFPTKTFPGHYSIATGLHPGHTGLIANTMYDPRREAWFRISDRSAVEDPFWYDGEPIWNTVEKQGGRAGTMFWVGSEAPVQEMRPTWWKRYDGSMPNEARIDTVVKWLSLPGEEAADLATLYFDLVDAAGHDYGVPSDSLRAAIREADRLMGYLMKRLGEEGLAGRVNLLVVSDHGMTAQSAERIIVLDEIVDLDHTERVMWDPVTWIEPKEGMEDSLYRQLSAAADGGPFRVYRKNELPERFRLYGHPRVTGLVLVADPGYTVLRSDWRRDFVASLPGATHGYDNALPSMRGYFLATGPAFRSDTTVEAFGAIHLYELMNLVMGTKPAPNDGSPDSVRVLLKDPR
- a CDS encoding DUF4097 family beta strand repeat-containing protein translates to MAPRIRLLFTLLIALVTFPAVAQDSREFNMDETFAVDAGGSIVLDSNDAEVEIRGADRSDVHVVVHYRRTSRGVQIGGDRDFEMVAEERGGDLVLRERIRGESDFNISLGSVEETYRITIEAPRWVNLDLNGDDDNYSIRGINGDIAINAEDGDLWLQDCGGSSFRFTLDDGDLEMDGGRGELILRFEDGDVDIRNGAFTDIRTDADDGDLRLETSLADDGSYRFDSEDGDLHLYVTEGGGEFVVDHDDPSVRASSAYEKLQEEEYRSRWRLSGGSARVDLRTDDGRVYLDVW
- the folP gene encoding dihydropteroate synthase translates to MADSPNIPPRRFELRGRSLNLSQPAVMGILNVTPDSFSDGGRHNDPSDALARIEAMAVEGADIVDVGGESTRPGAEPVNEEEELRRVMPVLEAALPRFPALFFSVDTTKYRVAERALQAGVHFVNDVSGLRREPRLAELSASHGAALIIMHAQGDPQTMQDEPAYGDVTGDIFAFFERQVRFALEKGQQRMVLDPGIGFGKTLEHNLEILAKFDKFMDLGYPLMVGASRKSMFDRLLGGRETGSRLAGTLAAHYHAMTKGARIIRVHDVRPAKDSVLVYNALTS
- the meaB gene encoding methylmalonyl Co-A mutase-associated GTPase MeaB is translated as MSGDEGNGTGRQPLHQQSPTSMDARSRGSRRGGPAPSSADDFLEGIRQGDRTMLSRAITLIESTRPGDRELATEIIEGCLPHTGQSVRVGITGVPGVGKSTFIEALGNHLLQQEGRRLAVLAIDPSSTRTKGSILGDKTRMETLANQADAFIRPSPTGGSLGGVARKTRETVFLCEAAGYDTVFIETVGVGQSETAVHSMVDFFLLLMLAGAGDELQGIKRGIMEMADLIAVNKSDSVSSSDLTRTLRGYKNALHLYPTPESGWKPRVTTCSALEGEGVAEIWETVEEYLAHSRESGWFSEKRSRQARHWMEETIRGRLEDDFYRSEAVREKLEEVEQAVLGGEMSSSRAASLLLERYHTSR